ATTCAAGCGTAGTAAGAGATTTAAGCCACCAGTAACGGGCTTTATCAGCATAATCATCAATGCGAAGTTTTGAGTAGGACTTCGCATTTTTTGTATCTATTTTAAGATGAATAGTGCCATAGTAGGCATTATATTTTTTAAGTTGAGGTGTCATCATTAGTGCCGCTTCAAGTTTCGCTGCGACTTTTCTTGTTGAAAATAGGAGAATTTGCTTTAAATAAGATTGTTGTAACAAAGTGGGGGCGAAATAACGCTGACCTTGGTTTGGAAAAAGGATTATCTGCTGCGAGATACCTTCTTTATTCATAAAAGGAAGCTGCTCTTCAAAGCGCTGCCATTCACTATCTGTAATATCTGAGAAGAGATAGAGGGAGATCTCGTTAAAAAGGGTTATATGAAAGGCGCAGCTATTATCAATGATCTTGATAGGAGAGATAGTGATGGTTTCTGAATGATAATGATATTGCCTACAATCTTGGGTATCTTCCATAAGCCAGAGTAATTTTGGATGTGCAATGATCGGCGTATTAGGGTGTTTTGTTCGAATCACTCTTGTCCCTCCAATATGTTGCTGGTTTTGTAAGCTTAAAAAGATGTGATCTAAACGTTCTATCCCTAAAGATTTTAAGGTGGGTAGAATAACCTGAGCCCCTGCATCAAATTGCCGAAAGCGATTGCCGGTATCAAATAGAAATGTTAATTCTTGAGAGTAGAAAAGTAGGGATAATCCTTCGCCCACCGGTAGAAGATAGAGATCAATGGAGGTTGTTTTCTTGTTGTATCTCTCTAAAGAAGGGAGCTGTTTTGTGCTACTGATTATCACCATTGTAATCGCTAAAAGTGAGATTTTTTTAAATCGCGACATTCTTTGCGACATTCTATTGGGTAATTGCAGTGGGATGGGCGTAGGAGAAGTCATAAATCGACGCTCTAGGGTCCGAATAGTATATAAAATATGTGCTTTAATCAGTAACCGTTGAGGATAAAAATAGAGTATTAGTAGTGAGGTAAAAGTGATGATAACAGCTGTTGTTAAAGATAAGCGAGATGTCTCGATTGCGGCATTTGGAATCTTAGCGCTCCACTTAATGCTTTGCGTTAAAACAAAGACTCCTTGATCAGCTAGCATATTAAAAAAATGTGCTGTTGGTAAATGAATCAATAAGAAAAGTGTGCCCAGTAGCAAAAAAGGCATAATGACCATCGAAGTCCAGGGAATCGCAAAGAGATTGATAAGCGGGCTTATCAGCGATATCTCCCCAAAGAAACTTGCCGTGAGGGGAATTAACAGTAGGGAAATCACGAGCTGTGTGAGTAGAAGCGCTTTTAAGGGAGAGGTGAAAATCCTTGCCGAGAGAATTAAGATGATAACGGCAATAAAAGAGAGCCAAAATCCCGGCAATAAGAGTGATAGAGGGTTGATCACTAATATAATTACTAACGCAATACTCACGCCATGTAAGCTAAAAATAGGCCGATTAATGAGAAGGGCGAACATTGCGATAGTAAACATGATAGCCGCTCGCGTTGTAGGTAAGCTTAATCCTGCAATAATGGCGTATTGCCAAGCGATAATAATGGCAAGAGCTGCGGCTATTTTATAAGGTTGGATCTTTCGAATACCAATAAGGCCTGTAGCAACTCTAAAAATAATAAAGGCATAAAAAGCAGTTAAAGAGAGGTGTAATCCTGAAATTGAGACAAGATGGATAGTTCCTGTTTTGCGAAGCATGTCCCAATCTTGAGGTGCTAAATATTGCGTGATTCCAACAGAAAGGGCGCTTAAGTAATTTCCATATCGAAAATTTTCTGTAAAGTTTTGTGCCGTTATGTGCCTAAAATGATCTACTTGAGATCGGTCTTTAAGTTTTTGGATCTCTCCTTCAAACTTGCCATACCCAATGGCTTTTCTAGCTAAAGATTGCAGGATTCTTTGCCTATCTCCGGGGATATTTTTATAGAACCTTGCTCTAATGGAGAGGGGGCCTTCATAAATCTCCCCTTCCATAAAGTTCTGCTTTATTTCGGGAGAAATGTTGAAGACTTGTAGGGTGCTACCTATCAATGCAGAATATGGGGTATGAGAAGCTAGGGTGCTTTTTGGTGATTCATTTTTTGAAATTGCATCTGCAGATAATATCTTGATGGTCGTACTTTGTGGGTAGTGATTACGCTCAATTTGAAAGGATGCTTGAATGGTTATTGGAAGATTTGAAGCAATATGCTGATAATCCTTAAGCGCTGGAAGGTAGCAATAAGTGCTTAAGAGAATCCCGAAAAAGGGTAGAAGCGGGATAACCGTATAATGAGGCTTTCTTTTAAAAAAGCTATAACAAGAAAGAAGCACGCAGACTATTGCAATAGTGATCGTCAGAGTTAGCGTTGAGACTAAATCCCATGGAGAGAGAATTAACCATAAGGCATTGATGACAAATGTAATAGCGATAGAGGTCATAAAAATGCTCCCTCTAATTTTTAAGATATTTTGGGGAAGAGAGGATCTTTAATGAAGATGATCCATTACTTTAACCTTAGTAAAGTTGATTAAATTAGGGGCGAGAGGGTAAAGATTAAGGCTACAATGTAAACTTATATTTTTTAATAAGATGGTAAAAGTGATGAGTTCCTTGAATAAAAAGCAGAAAAAAATTTTAAACGAGAAATGTCCTTGTCAAAGTAGTGAAAAATATCAAGACTGCTGTTATCCTATTCATATGGGGCAAAACCCGATAACTGCTGAGAAATTGATGCGTTCACGTTTTTCGGCATTTGCATTAGATAATGACGAGTATTTAATGACAAGTTGGCACAGTACCACAAGGCCACCTGAAATCTTAAAAGAAGATCCTCCTCTACAGTGGATTTATTTAAAAATAATAAAGACAGAAGTAGAAAATGAACGTGGTGAAAGTTTTGTGACTTTTGAAGCGCGTTACCGTGACAATGGTAAGGCCGGAAAATTTATCGAGAGAAGTCGTTTTATGCGAGAAGAGTCGATGTGGAAATATCTAGATGGAGAGTTTTTAAAGACTGCTATTTAGTAAGTTAAAGCATTGGTTTAGATCCTTAAAAAGTTGAATAAATAGTGAAATTTTCACAAGCCACTTTTTCACGTGTATATTAATGATAGAAAAATTGTAGAGTTATCTCTTAATGATAAGCAGAGCGTTTAGATTGTCTTATCAAGAGATATTATAAATTGAAGATAAAATTGAGCAGAGCAGATGACAGCTATAGGGAAAGATCCTAAAGTTTATGTCGCTGTGTCTAAATGGAGAACAGAGGGAAAGACATGGTTCAAGATCCAAAGTATCGATCACATACATCAACACAAGGGCGTAACATGGCAGGCGCGCGTTCACTATGGCGTGCAACAGGAATGACAGATGAGGATTTTAAAAAGCCGATTATTGCGGTGGCAAACTCCTTTACACAATTTGTTCCGGGTCATGTTCATTTAAAGGATCTTGGTCAAATGGTTGCTCGCGAAATTGAAGCCGCGGGCGGTGTTGCAAAAGAATTTAATACAATTGCGGTCGATGATGGTATTGCAATGGGGCATGATGGCATGCTTTACTCACTACCTAGTCGTGATTTAATCGCAGATTCTGTCGAATATATGGTCAATGCACACTGTGCGGATGCATTAATTTGTATCTCTAACTGTGACAAGATTACGCCAGGAATGTTAATGGCGGCGCTTCGCTTAAATATCCCCACAATTTTTGTCTCAGGTGGCCCGATGGAGGCCGGGAAAGTGACTTGGGATGGCGTTGAGATGAAGCTTGATCTTGTTGATGCAATGGTCATGGCTGCAAGTGATGATGCTGAAGATGCTAAAGTTTCGGCAATTGAGAGCGCTGCATGCCCAACTTGTGGCTCATGCTCAGGAATGTTTACGGCAAACTCGATGAACTGTTTGACAGAAGCATTAGGCTTAGCGCTTCCTGGTAATGGTTCATTATTAGCAACGCATGCACGCCGTAAAGAGCTCTTTTTAGAAGCTGCTAGAACCATTGTAAAAATTACCAAAGATCATTATGAAAATGGTAATGAGGCGGTACTTCCAAGAAATATCGTCAACTTTAACGCTTTTGAAAATGCCATGATGCTCGATATTGCTATGGGCGGCTCTTCTAACACCGTTCTTCACCTGTTAGCGGCAGCCCATGAAGCGGGCGTTGATTTTACGATGCAAGATATTGATCGTCTTTCTCGTCAAGTGCCACATTTATCCAAAGTTTCGCCTTCTACAAGTCTCTATCATATGGAAGATGTTCATCGTGCCGGCGGCATTTATGGGATTTTAGGAGAGCTTGATCGTATTGGTATCTTACATACAGATCAGCCGACGGTTTTAAATTCTAGTTTAAAAGAGGGATTAGAGGAGTGGGATATTGTTCGCTCCACGAAACATCATGATTTCTTTAAAGCAGCGCCGGGCGGCGTTCGTACGACAGAGGCTTTCTCGCAAAATAGACATTTTGATGAGTTAGATCTTGATCGCGAAAAGGGCTGTATCCGTAATATTGAACATGCTTATAGTCAAGATGGGGGGATTGCCATTCTTTACGGCAACCTTGCTGAAGATGGCTGTATTGTCAAAACGGCAGGTGTTGATGAATCTATCTTAAGATTTGTCGGTAAGGCGCGTGTTTATGAGAGTCAAGATAGTGCCGTTGCCGGTATTTTAGGCGATGAAGTGAAACCTTGGGAAGTGGTGATTATTCGTTATGAGGGGCCAAAGGGTGGTCCTGGTATGCAAGAGATGCTCTATCCGACCTCTTATTTAAAGAGTAAAAAGATCGATGCACAGTGCGCTCTTTTAACTGATGGTCGTTTCTCCGGCGGAACATCAGGTTTATCCATTGGTCATGTTTCTCCGGAAGCTGCAGATGGTGGCTTAATTGGCGTTGTGGAAAATGGAGATGAGATCATCATTGATATTCCTAATCGCTCAATTGAATTGATCGTTGATGAGGCAATTCTTGCAAAGCGTTTGGAAGCTCAGCGGGCAAAAGGATTTGTGCCGGCAAAGCCGCGCCCTCGTAAGATCTCTAATGCGCTTAAAGTCTATGGGGCATTGGCAACTTCTGCGGCATTTGGGGCGGTGAGAGATGTGTCTCGCTTAGAAAAGCTAAAGTAATTGATTAATGACTAGTCATTGTCTAAAAAACAGTCTTAGGTAGAGTTGTCTTTTAGGAAAAATGAGATAGAATCATTACTCTATTCCTCGATAGCTCAGTTGGTAGTAGCACTTGACTGTTAATCAAGGGGTCCCTGGTTCGAGCCCAGGTCGAGGAGCCAGAATAGAAAGCTAAAGTAGCAATACTTTAGCTTTTTTTTATGTGCTTAAAATTTGTACTCTTAACAGATATTTTAAAAGTCGTAATGAATTTTTATAAAAATAACCAAAGAATATTGAATCAAGGTAATACCTTATTTCAATATTCGATACCGTCTTTAGAGATCACTTTTAGAGATTGTATGGTGGTGATTAAAAGCGGGCATCAATATCGATAATATTAGATGCTAAATAAGCAAGGTTTGTTAGTTGCTATAAAGGTAAATTAAGCATGTGCTATCACATGATAAAATAGAGACTAGTTGTATGAATAAGATGATTAAAAATTATCCGGTGATATGAGTTGCCTTATTATCAAAATAGGGTAGAATTACTTCTCTATTCCTCGATAGCTCAGTTGGTAGTAGCACTTGACTGTTAATCAAGGGGTCCCTGGTTCGAGCCCAGGTCGAGGAGCCAGAATAGAAAGCCAAAGTAGTAATACTTTGGCTTTTTTTATTGTCTATATAAAAATAATAGTTTTTTGGCTTATAGCGAGCGTTTTTAAAGTTAGATTTAAATAAGAAAATCATGATTCAGTAAAGTCATAGCATCTAAGAATGATGGCTTAGTGCCGCATGGTTTAGATATGATTAACGTGTTGTTAATAGATAATCAGATAATAGGTAAGAGATGTTTGATGGGGTTGAAGTCTTCATTACTTATTCTAGTTGATTGATATTATTGTGTTTAATGGGTCTTTTTCTTTTCTGGCTTAAAAATGATCGGGTAAAGGAGTTGCCTTATTTAAAAAATGGGGTAGAATTGCTTTTCTATTCCTCGATAGCTCAGTTGGTAGTAGCACTTGACTGTTAATCAAGGGGTCCCTGGTTCGAGCCCAGGTCGAGGAGCCAGAATAGAGAGCCAAAGTTATGATAACTTTGGCTTTTTTATTGCGCTGTTTTTAAGAAGTTTCGTAGGTTATGATATCTCTTATTCTACAAGGAGCTTCCTAGTGGTCATGAAATGGGGAAATAGTTAAGAATCATTGAAAAGGTTGTAAGAACCTTGCTATAGTACTCTCTTCAAACATAATTAACCTTTCTAGACCCAATTAAGGGGATAAGAGAACCGTATAATGACAGCGACAATTACTAGTGATATTAAAGAGTATGAATTAAAACATCGCGGTAAGATAAAGAGACTAACGAACAAGACGTTTAAATTTGATGAGCGGATTGGTGAAGGCTGGTTCTCAGCAGTTTATTTTCTTAAAACAGCAGAAATTGCAAAGCAATGCGCCCCTGAGCGTATTGTGACGATGCAGTTCTTTCAACGTAAAAATGGGGCGGTATTGTGTGGAATTGATGAGGCGATTTCACTCCTTCATACCTTTGCACATAACCCTGAAAAGCTAGAGATTTGGGCGCTCAATGATGGAGATCGTGTTGATGCCTTTGAAACGGTATTAACAATTACGGGCAATTATCAAGATTTCGGGTATTTAGAAGGAATTATTGATGGTACTTTAGCGCGTAGAACATCGGTTGCCACCCATGTGTTAGAAGTTGTTGAAGCCGCTGGTGATAAAGAGATTATCTTTATGGGCGACCGTGATGATCATTTTAGTCAGCAAGCAGGGGACGGTTATGCCGCATTTATTGGTGGTTCAACAGCGCAAGCAACCCATGCGATGAATGAGTGGTGGGGCATTGAAGGTTTAGGTACTATGCCACATGCTTTAGTGCAGCTTTTTAATGGCGATACCTTAGAAGCGGCGAAGGCTTATTACAAAGTATTCCCGAATGATAAACTTATGGTACTTGTTGATTACAATAATGATGTCATTGAAGAATCACTTCGTGTGGCGCGCCATTTTGAAGGGAAACTCTCAGCTGTGAGAGTCGATACCTCAAATACCATGGTAGATCAATATTTTATGCGCCATCAAGAGAAGCTTGGAACTTTTGATCCAAGGGGCTCAAATCCCACCTTAATTTTTGCGCTACGTGAAGCATTAGATAAGGAAGGCTTTACGGATGTGAAAATTGTCGTCAGTGGCGGTTTTAATGCCGAGAAAATCGCTGATTTTGAGAAGCAAAATACGCCTGTTGATATTTATGGTGTAGGCTCAA
The nucleotide sequence above comes from Ignatzschineria rhizosphaerae. Encoded proteins:
- the ilvD gene encoding dihydroxy-acid dehydratase, encoding MVQDPKYRSHTSTQGRNMAGARSLWRATGMTDEDFKKPIIAVANSFTQFVPGHVHLKDLGQMVAREIEAAGGVAKEFNTIAVDDGIAMGHDGMLYSLPSRDLIADSVEYMVNAHCADALICISNCDKITPGMLMAALRLNIPTIFVSGGPMEAGKVTWDGVEMKLDLVDAMVMAASDDAEDAKVSAIESAACPTCGSCSGMFTANSMNCLTEALGLALPGNGSLLATHARRKELFLEAARTIVKITKDHYENGNEAVLPRNIVNFNAFENAMMLDIAMGGSSNTVLHLLAAAHEAGVDFTMQDIDRLSRQVPHLSKVSPSTSLYHMEDVHRAGGIYGILGELDRIGILHTDQPTVLNSSLKEGLEEWDIVRSTKHHDFFKAAPGGVRTTEAFSQNRHFDELDLDREKGCIRNIEHAYSQDGGIAILYGNLAEDGCIVKTAGVDESILRFVGKARVYESQDSAVAGILGDEVKPWEVVIIRYEGPKGGPGMQEMLYPTSYLKSKKIDAQCALLTDGRFSGGTSGLSIGHVSPEAADGGLIGVVENGDEIIIDIPNRSIELIVDEAILAKRLEAQRAKGFVPAKPRPRKISNALKVYGALATSAAFGAVRDVSRLEKLK
- a CDS encoding YchJ family protein; this encodes MSSLNKKQKKILNEKCPCQSSEKYQDCCYPIHMGQNPITAEKLMRSRFSAFALDNDEYLMTSWHSTTRPPEILKEDPPLQWIYLKIIKTEVENERGESFVTFEARYRDNGKAGKFIERSRFMREESMWKYLDGEFLKTAI
- a CDS encoding nicotinate phosphoribosyltransferase, with the translated sequence MKEYELKHRGKIKRLTNKTFKFDERIGEGWFSAVYFLKTAEIAKQCAPERIVTMQFFQRKNGAVLCGIDEAISLLHTFAHNPEKLEIWALNDGDRVDAFETVLTITGNYQDFGYLEGIIDGTLARRTSVATHVLEVVEAAGDKEIIFMGDRDDHFSQQAGDGYAAFIGGSTAQATHAMNEWWGIEGLGTMPHALVQLFNGDTLEAAKAYYKVFPNDKLMVLVDYNNDVIEESLRVARHFEGKLSAVRVDTSNTMVDQYFMRHQEKLGTFDPRGSNPTLIFALREALDKEGFTDVKIVVSGGFNAEKIADFEKQNTPVDIYGVGSSLLKVNINFTGDNVLLDGKEEAKAGRKYRPNPRLERVLYNDNEVKS
- a CDS encoding ComEC/Rec2 family competence protein, which produces MTSIAITFVINALWLILSPWDLVSTLTLTITIAIVCVLLSCYSFFKRKPHYTVIPLLPFFGILLSTYCYLPALKDYQHIASNLPITIQASFQIERNHYPQSTTIKILSADAISKNESPKSTLASHTPYSALIGSTLQVFNISPEIKQNFMEGEIYEGPLSIRARFYKNIPGDRQRILQSLARKAIGYGKFEGEIQKLKDRSQVDHFRHITAQNFTENFRYGNYLSALSVGITQYLAPQDWDMLRKTGTIHLVSISGLHLSLTAFYAFIIFRVATGLIGIRKIQPYKIAAALAIIIAWQYAIIAGLSLPTTRAAIMFTIAMFALLINRPIFSLHGVSIALVIILVINPLSLLLPGFWLSFIAVIILILSARIFTSPLKALLLTQLVISLLLIPLTASFFGEISLISPLINLFAIPWTSMVIMPFLLLGTLFLLIHLPTAHFFNMLADQGVFVLTQSIKWSAKIPNAAIETSRLSLTTAVIITFTSLLILYFYPQRLLIKAHILYTIRTLERRFMTSPTPIPLQLPNRMSQRMSRFKKISLLAITMVIISSTKQLPSLERYNKKTTSIDLYLLPVGEGLSLLFYSQELTFLFDTGNRFRQFDAGAQVILPTLKSLGIERLDHIFLSLQNQQHIGGTRVIRTKHPNTPIIAHPKLLWLMEDTQDCRQYHYHSETITISPIKIIDNSCAFHITLFNEISLYLFSDITDSEWQRFEEQLPFMNKEGISQQIILFPNQGQRYFAPTLLQQSYLKQILLFSTRKVAAKLEAALMMTPQLKKYNAYYGTIHLKIDTKNAKSYSKLRIDDYADKARYWWLKSLTTLE